The stretch of DNA CTGAACCACGTGGTTGCTGCTTTCTTTCAGGAATCACAGATGGTTCCGTTTCTGTAGGGATTCCCTCCATACTAGAAATGATGTTTTCCATAACCTGTTTCACTCTGTCCTCTGGGCAGGAGATTTCGATCTCCCAAGAGCCCCTTCTTAGTTTAACCTTTACTATACCGGGGTCGCTCATTTCACCACCTTATTGCAGCCTATATTGCGCATGTTGCGCAACATTTATAGGCATGCGCCTCTCTATATTGTTGAACAACATGAACGCGCAATTAAACCTTCCCCCACCTCCAGAAATCGTTGATTTGAGCGAAATAGCTAGCAGATTTGACAAAGCGATTACCGCTACGTTGGAGCCGAAACTCGATGCTCTCGTGGGCAAGCAGGTCTTGTTTAATTCCGATGAAAAGGACCTTAGCCCCTTAGAGGGTTGGGAATCAAGAATCTACAATTATAATATCGATGTAATAAAAAACATAAACAAGCCCGCTATCGTTGCGGCAATGGACTCTAGTTGTGTGTTTATAGGTGAAACGGCAGAAGGTTCCATATATTCTGCCAAATGTGGGTTGGCTCTAGCCTGTGTGGGCAAACCACTCATGCATTTCAAGATCGGACCCATGTTATTTTACATGAATAATGATATCATAAGCGCCTTTAACATAGATGAGAGGTTATGGAAGTTTGTGCTTTTTGATACTTCTGCAGCAAAAAGGATGATCAGGGTCAGGATTGAACGTGTGATTCAAAACGAGATTGCTAAATTCCTAACAAATGCAATAATACTCATAGACGGATCTCTTAAAAAATCTGTTTTTGAAGATAATTTGAATGGATTTAACAATATATTGTTAAATTGTGAAGCGAATGAAAATCACCTAATTGGAATAAGTAAAACTACGCGGTTAAAGGTTCTTGATCAGATGGCGTCCTCCCTCATGCGTATGAATAGTGCCTGCTACACCGATGTCTCGGCAATAGTGAAAAGTGTGGTAAGCAATGTTTTGGGTAAACCATTGCTAGCAAAGCTCTGTAGCGACGGATTAGTATTGCGGATTGATGTGTCGAACGAACCGAGGGAGTCGTTGGGAAGATTGATTACAAATGATGTAATTCCGAATGGCTACCCAGAAACACTGCGATTAGCTCACCATGTGTCTATATTCACAACTACTGATCTTACGTGTCTGAAAAGTTTCATACTGAGCAGGCTTGGGGTCAGAGAGATGATGTACGAAGATGTCAGAAGGACTCTGTTAGGAGCATTCCTGTGACCTGTATGAGAATAGTAAGCAAGGAAGGCAACGAACTAGTCCTACTGGCTATAGCAGATGAAATTATTGAGAAAGGAGATTATCTTTCCATAGAGGATCCCAAAAGTAAACGGAATCTTGTAGTTCAGGTGTATGAAGAAGAGTATCTCAATATACCTTCATTGATTCAGGACATTGTTAAGGATGAAGTTGTAAAGGCATCAAGCAAAGAGGGATTGCATGATCCTCTGAACATTAGTAATCTATCTATGATGGTTCGTGACGCGAGGTTATTTAAATGCAAAATTAGGGCTGCTATACACAAGGGAAAACTTTGTAACAATGTTTCGTGGCTTCCGTCAAGAGTTGATTCCAAAATAATGAAGTTGAAGATCCCGCAGTTAGATGGTTTATTGGGAAGAAGTGGTGCCTTCCCAATTGATATAGGTGAAACTAGTGACAATGATATATTTAGAATATATGCGGAAGATGTTGACGGGAAACTTAATGTAATAACAGGTAAGAAAGAATCTGGCAAATCACATCTAGCGAAGACACTTGTAAAGAAGTTGGTGGAGCATGGAGCTTTTGTGATAATATTTGATCTGAACAACGAATACAGTGGTCTAGCATGGAATCGGGACGGTACACCTAGCACAATCAATGAGGATGTAATTATGCTGGAACCTGGTAACGGTTTGATGTTTACCTTAGATTATGCTGGAAAGAACGCTATTTCAAATATGCTAAAGCATGCGTTGGACATGCCAGCTGCCTCTATGAGAGAATTCTTCAGGATATGGGACTGGCTCAATGCGAGAGACTCGCTGAGAATAGAACGGCTAAGCAATGCCATAACTACATGGGATCTGAACGAGCTTGTGAGGGATGCTCTAATTTCTCGGTTATATTCTATACAGGCTTCAAGACTTTTTACGGATGATTATAAAAAATCATGTAAATTTGAGGATGTAATAAAGCAACACAAGAACGGTGTAGCACTAGTAATTGGAATGGGTAAACTAACTCCAGTCGTAAGAAGGATGACAGTCGAACTTGTGCTAAGCAAAATCATAGAATTATTAGAACGTGGAACGATTCCTCCAATATTCCTCTTTGCCGAAGAAGCGCATCTCTACGTTCGTGAAACCTATTGGGAAGATATTATAACCAGAATGCGACATTTTGGTGTTTACACCACATTCATAACGAATCAACCTGATGCTATTAACGAAGCAATTTACAGGCAAGTGGACAACATATTTCTCTTTAACTTTACCAACGACTTGGATCTTGAAAGGATCTCGAGGGTGTCTAACGCAGATACAGATACCATAAAATCGATCGTTCGCACACTGCCGCAAAGATATTGTTTGGTCATAGGCAAGGTGGTTCGTGACCTCCCCGTTGTGGTAAAAACAGCTGAAGCTGAGGTATTAACACTTGGAGAGACCAAAAGGTTCTTCAAGATAAAAATACCCAATCGATAAAAAGTATGAGAAATTAGATTGCGTCCTTTCCTCTCTTCTTGCTTCCAATGTCAACTGCATCGTCCACTGCAGAAATGAATATCTTTCCATCACCAGGACTGCCTGAACTGGCAGCGCTAGTTATAGCATTTATAACCGCATCAACTTTAGAATCATCAACTACAGTTACTATGCTGGTTCTGGAATGGAACTCAGGAACGAAACGAGCTGTTCCCCTAGAACCATGAACCTCTTCTCTATGCCCAGCACCTCTACCCTTGCCGTCAAGCACGGTTACACCCCCAACACCAGCCCTCTTCAGGGCATCATTAACCGCGCTAACCTTCTCAGTTGCAATTATAGCTTCAACCCTTTTCATAGGCACTATACGTAAATTAAGTGATATAAGTTTTACAAACTAAATTTAACCTATAATTTAATATATCTATAACCTTGAATTATAATGTAATTATCATAATATTCTACGTTTTGATATGAGCATTCTTGCGCAATATCTAAAACCTATGGATATTCCCTCTGGAGCAGTTTCAATGTATTAACGAAATCTAATTAGACAAAGTGATCTACGATCTGATATTGAAATAGTCATGGAACATAACCCCAAAATTTATTAGTTGTAACATAATTGCAGAAGTTGGAAAGTTGTTCAAAAGAATAGGGTCTGTTATACTTCTAGTTTCAGATATGCAACGTTCTATTGACTTTTATCAAAACGTACTTGAATTGCCGATCAAAAACAAGTCGCCCGAATGGGTAGAGTTCTTCAAGGATGGTACAACGATCGCATTGCATCCTATAAAGAAAAAACTTCAAGAACAGGCAAAATCGAAAGTAGGTATATTGATTGGGTTTATGATACAGGACATGGATAAAATGTGTGATAAATTGAAAACAAAAAATGTAAAGTTCATCAAGGAACCAAGGAGTGAAGCCTTTGGAAAACATGCTATAGTAACAGATCCAGATGGCTATATGATATCACTTGCACAATTAACATCTAGAACTACTGAAGAAATAGACCTCTTTGGCGCCCTCGGTATAGAATGACAAATTATTAACGCGAATTGACAAACGGGAAGTAAAGAATGATATCATTGCGAAGCCCCAAGGTAAGGTTACAGTCCTTTCCAATGGAAGACGCTTGAAGTGAAATATTCGTCAAGTCTTTAATTGACGAAACCGAAAAATAGAACAGATACATAATAAGACAGGATGATATTTAATGGCATACAAGATCGATTGCCCTGCATGCAATCAGCATGTCAACTATGTCCATCTTAGGATTGACCAGCCAAAATGCGAATATGGTCATCCACTCGGCAAATGGGTTATGTGTGGGGGACAGAAGGATCGTCATGTATTCTTGAGTAAGGATGTGAACGATGTCTGCCCAGCATGTGGCGATAAAAATAAGAAAAATGTGCCTCCCGGTACGAAGGTAAAATGTATGAAAATATATCCAAATGGAGAGAAGTGTCCAACACCTGAATACTCATGGTTCATTGATGGCCCTCCATGCAACCTGAACCACATAGATGTAATACTTGTAAGGTAACACGCTAATGTTCTGCATAAACTGTATGAAGAAAACAGAACGAGACCACGCAAGATATTTGGAAAGGTAATGCTCAATGATTTGGAACATTTTTTTACTATCAAATCAATAACTTAATAACTCATTGCTACTGGCAAGAACCAATCTCCTTGAGAGAACGGCAAATACCAATCTGGAATCACACAGTCGTGATGCGCTTGTCTCTACAATTTGATTTGGCATCCCTAAAATAACCCTTACTTTTGTCACGCTATTTGCCAGTTCTATGGGATCTATGCTACGCATGTATTACGCATGTACGTTTATGAGCAAGGTCTTATTTCTTGTTCCAAA from Nitrososphaerales archaeon encodes:
- a CDS encoding VOC family protein, with amino-acid sequence MFKRIGSVILLVSDMQRSIDFYQNVLELPIKNKSPEWVEFFKDGTTIALHPIKKKLQEQAKSKVGILIGFMIQDMDKMCDKLKTKNVKFIKEPRSEAFGKHAIVTDPDGYMISLAQLTSRTTEEIDLFGALGIE
- a CDS encoding P-II family nitrogen regulator; amino-acid sequence: MKRVEAIIATEKVSAVNDALKRAGVGGVTVLDGKGRGAGHREEVHGSRGTARFVPEFHSRTSIVTVVDDSKVDAVINAITSAASSGSPGDGKIFISAVDDAVDIGSKKRGKDAI
- a CDS encoding DUF87 domain-containing protein translates to MRIVSKEGNELVLLAIADEIIEKGDYLSIEDPKSKRNLVVQVYEEEYLNIPSLIQDIVKDEVVKASSKEGLHDPLNISNLSMMVRDARLFKCKIRAAIHKGKLCNNVSWLPSRVDSKIMKLKIPQLDGLLGRSGAFPIDIGETSDNDIFRIYAEDVDGKLNVITGKKESGKSHLAKTLVKKLVEHGAFVIIFDLNNEYSGLAWNRDGTPSTINEDVIMLEPGNGLMFTLDYAGKNAISNMLKHALDMPAASMREFFRIWDWLNARDSLRIERLSNAITTWDLNELVRDALISRLYSIQASRLFTDDYKKSCKFEDVIKQHKNGVALVIGMGKLTPVVRRMTVELVLSKIIELLERGTIPPIFLFAEEAHLYVRETYWEDIITRMRHFGVYTTFITNQPDAINEAIYRQVDNIFLFNFTNDLDLERISRVSNADTDTIKSIVRTLPQRYCLVIGKVVRDLPVVVKTAEAEVLTLGETKRFFKIKIPNR